A stretch of the Mycobacteroides immunogenum genome encodes the following:
- a CDS encoding MT-A70 family methyltransferase produces MDLPETSGGFRCVVADPPWHFDYTKSRGAAENHYSTMTVEQLCELSVVRDSAARDAHLYLWSTNAHLREAFEVMEAWGFEYKTLLTWVKPQMGLGHYVRNATEAALFGVRGSLPTLSRSVRGHFTAPRRAHSQKPPEFLDLVQRLSPGPYLEVFSRCLKTKGLQECTCSKCRLGWDVWGNQSGVFCDEFSNGFVTGFGVLCGRCGKSVPKPRRGPVGTWCSPACRTAAWRERQMAEGH; encoded by the coding sequence ATGGACCTTCCCGAGACCTCTGGTGGCTTCCGGTGTGTGGTGGCTGATCCTCCGTGGCATTTCGATTACACGAAATCGCGTGGTGCCGCCGAGAACCATTACAGCACAATGACTGTGGAGCAGTTGTGTGAGCTTTCGGTGGTTCGGGATAGCGCTGCCCGCGACGCACATCTGTATCTGTGGTCCACCAATGCGCACCTGCGGGAAGCGTTCGAGGTGATGGAAGCATGGGGCTTTGAGTACAAAACGCTGCTCACGTGGGTGAAACCGCAAATGGGCCTGGGTCATTATGTGCGCAACGCCACCGAAGCAGCGCTCTTCGGTGTACGTGGCTCCCTGCCGACGCTGAGTCGCAGTGTGCGCGGGCATTTCACGGCCCCGCGACGTGCCCACTCGCAGAAGCCGCCTGAATTCCTTGATCTTGTGCAGCGCCTGTCTCCCGGGCCGTACCTGGAGGTGTTCTCGCGATGCCTGAAAACGAAGGGCCTGCAGGAATGCACTTGCTCGAAATGTCGGCTCGGATGGGATGTCTGGGGTAACCAATCAGGGGTGTTTTGTGACGAGTTTTCCAATGGTTTCGTGACGGGTTTTGGAGTGCTCTGCGGGCGCTGTGGGAAGAGTGTTCCCAAGCCGCGCAGAGGACCGGTCGGTACCTGGTGCAGCCCCGCCTGCCGAACAGCGGCATGGCGGGAACGCCAGATGGCCGAGGGGCACTGA
- a CDS encoding helix-turn-helix domain-containing protein, with amino-acid sequence MTEVLALRDRERAARYLDMTVRRLDDLRRAGAIRAVRDGNRWKYTTAALDEYVDSLPTNAA; translated from the coding sequence ATGACCGAAGTGCTGGCTCTGCGAGACCGCGAGCGTGCCGCCCGATACCTAGATATGACCGTGCGGAGGCTGGACGACCTGCGGCGTGCGGGCGCAATCCGAGCCGTTCGCGATGGCAATCGCTGGAAGTACACGACAGCGGCACTGGATGAGTACGTGGACAGCCTGCCCACTAACGCCGCTTAG
- a CDS encoding phage/plasmid primase, P4 family, with protein MNETIELPGQPLTAAHREYLHSAGLTDEYLDREDTLIRSVTEQLDLDMMPRQPFAYVTDFEEVSARGILFGWRDLQGTVRWQLRLDDPGELPKYLAEKGWAPTYGVRADAGDDSPVIIVEGTKQSHATACAVGETHTVIGVPGCTAWSTGGWVIAPELRRLVTRREVYILLDADANENRLVYDAGVWLKKSLGPLAKTRFLLCPGGAKEGIDDYLATLDVEDRADAIEALISESAAKPATRRPDKQKHVPDAQDVARRRAAIAEKACDGLDLDNLDVDENTGLPKIQGEPLDGSVWFDAVSGQFQPETLARYILGSTTPVALAAGDELLAVYGNGYYHTERLAFDSVVGRYLGDRLTQTHVANVRLQAIRLCQELNRRLPDRTPYKGFVNLRDGMLDLSTLTLHPHSPKYMSLRQLPVRWNPDATCLRYEQWLTDRVGDFQVGVIEESISQFLDEGRTPSKALFVFGPNRTGKSTVLRIAKEMVGGDTKVSGVSLQQLSGEGFAAAEVFGKPINICPDMPSDYVQDLSVFKRVTGDDTITASKKYGVMMTFRANSLFLMSGNNLPTVAASEGTSYLSRVVPAAFLKSYLGFENPNVEDELLTELPGILVRWARARQAHIAREFKWLPVHPSITTHFAAESDRVARFISSCCVVGVKTATKAAKEAATGTDAAARRFGPTVVNISMPTWPSFPVAATKTNLFDAFQTWTTDEQGKGMSKSLFFKRLEQIPGARLDRKDAGGKDVTNIAVRPQSEWSSGDSAASLREILFPGWTPPGTEPAEPLTGAVAETATGNVRPLADARRKYVGKTATTNKYWRS; from the coding sequence ATGAACGAGACCATCGAGCTTCCCGGCCAGCCGTTGACCGCAGCGCACCGTGAGTACCTGCACAGCGCTGGGCTCACCGATGAGTATCTCGACCGCGAGGACACCCTCATCCGCAGCGTCACCGAACAGCTTGACCTCGACATGATGCCTCGGCAGCCGTTCGCGTACGTCACCGACTTCGAGGAGGTCTCCGCGCGTGGAATCCTGTTCGGTTGGCGTGACCTCCAGGGCACGGTGCGCTGGCAGCTCCGCTTGGACGACCCAGGGGAGCTGCCGAAATACCTTGCGGAAAAGGGTTGGGCACCCACCTACGGTGTGCGCGCTGACGCCGGGGATGACTCACCAGTCATCATCGTGGAGGGCACCAAGCAGTCCCATGCCACCGCGTGTGCGGTAGGCGAAACTCACACGGTCATCGGTGTTCCGGGGTGCACCGCCTGGTCCACGGGCGGATGGGTGATCGCCCCCGAGCTGCGCAGGCTGGTCACGCGCCGCGAGGTCTACATCCTGTTGGACGCGGACGCCAATGAGAATCGGCTGGTCTACGACGCCGGCGTGTGGCTCAAGAAATCTCTTGGGCCACTCGCCAAGACGCGGTTCTTGCTGTGCCCAGGTGGGGCCAAGGAGGGAATTGATGATTATCTGGCGACTCTCGATGTCGAGGATCGTGCGGATGCCATCGAGGCCCTGATTTCGGAGTCTGCGGCCAAGCCCGCGACACGTCGCCCGGACAAGCAGAAGCACGTTCCGGACGCACAGGACGTTGCACGCCGCCGCGCTGCCATCGCTGAGAAGGCGTGTGACGGTCTGGACTTGGACAACTTGGATGTGGACGAAAACACTGGGCTGCCCAAGATTCAGGGTGAGCCGCTGGACGGGTCGGTGTGGTTCGATGCCGTGTCCGGGCAGTTCCAGCCCGAGACGCTCGCCCGATACATTCTGGGCTCTACGACCCCGGTGGCGCTGGCGGCGGGCGATGAGCTGCTCGCCGTGTACGGCAACGGCTATTACCACACCGAGCGGCTGGCATTCGATTCCGTCGTCGGTCGCTACTTGGGTGACCGATTGACCCAGACTCACGTGGCGAATGTGAGGTTGCAAGCCATCCGCTTGTGCCAGGAGCTGAATCGTCGGCTGCCGGACAGGACTCCGTACAAGGGATTCGTGAACCTCCGAGACGGCATGCTCGACCTGTCCACGTTGACGCTGCATCCACATTCCCCGAAGTACATGTCGTTGCGTCAGCTCCCTGTCCGGTGGAACCCGGACGCAACGTGCCTCCGCTACGAACAGTGGCTGACCGACCGGGTGGGCGATTTCCAGGTCGGTGTTATCGAGGAGTCCATTTCTCAGTTCCTCGACGAGGGCCGCACCCCGAGCAAGGCGCTGTTCGTGTTCGGGCCGAACCGTACTGGTAAGTCCACCGTTCTCCGCATCGCCAAGGAGATGGTCGGCGGTGACACGAAGGTGAGTGGAGTGAGCCTGCAACAGCTCTCCGGTGAGGGATTCGCCGCCGCCGAGGTGTTCGGGAAGCCGATCAACATATGCCCTGACATGCCATCCGACTATGTGCAAGACCTGTCCGTGTTCAAGCGTGTGACTGGCGATGACACGATCACCGCGTCGAAAAAGTACGGCGTGATGATGACTTTTCGGGCCAACTCTCTGTTCTTGATGAGTGGCAACAACTTGCCGACGGTCGCGGCCTCGGAGGGCACAAGCTACCTGAGTCGTGTAGTGCCAGCGGCTTTCCTCAAGTCCTACCTTGGCTTTGAGAATCCGAACGTCGAGGACGAATTGCTTACTGAGCTTCCGGGGATTCTTGTCCGCTGGGCACGCGCTCGGCAGGCGCACATCGCACGGGAATTCAAGTGGCTCCCAGTGCACCCGTCCATCACGACGCACTTCGCCGCCGAGTCCGACAGGGTGGCGCGATTCATCTCGTCCTGCTGCGTCGTCGGCGTCAAGACAGCCACCAAGGCAGCCAAGGAAGCCGCCACGGGAACCGACGCCGCAGCCCGACGCTTCGGCCCGACCGTCGTGAACATCTCGATGCCGACGTGGCCGAGTTTTCCAGTCGCCGCCACGAAGACAAATCTTTTCGATGCATTCCAGACTTGGACTACGGACGAACAAGGAAAGGGCATGAGTAAGTCGCTGTTCTTCAAGCGGCTGGAGCAGATTCCCGGTGCGCGGCTCGACCGCAAGGACGCCGGAGGCAAGGACGTAACGAACATTGCCGTTCGTCCGCAGTCGGAATGGTCGAGTGGCGACAGCGCGGCGTCTCTGCGTGAAATCTTGTTCCCCGGATGGACGCCACCGGGAACCGAGCCTGCAGAGCCCTTGACGGGCGCGGTGGCCGAGACCGCCACCGGGAACGTGAGGCCGTTGGCCGACGCGCGACGGAAGTACGTCGGCAAGACCGCGACGACGAACAAGTATTGGAGGAGCTGA